The Microscilla marina ATCC 23134 genome has a segment encoding these proteins:
- a CDS encoding DUF349 domain-containing protein encodes MNTTDTTAHEYGYIRGNEIYLKGFLDFPDRQIGQVKESEEASIKYFEKRFDLAKKKVQDLETMIDEAQNKGSYLMKLVHMRKYLAQFDGLGDYVALFKKLDELEAELRELIAVNRIKNLEIKRALIRETHDILEDVQDWNDATELIREVKLKWIKTGAVKKDFQESIEEDFNEMVRVFFDKRKDFYKSRNNEVKDRVRMYRDIVYRVEKMKDSDRFDETFEQFRDLQQRWKTIGKIPHKRAVEMWDKFKKSNDYFFKRYKSYKALREEHAEDEAPTEEFRDMIVRKMCVKAEDLLEDPDIDSSADQAKELLMSWKRISGIFKGIDRHMSSQFRNACDRIFEIKYLMRVIKRKYPYFDDKPREDQLRIKISFMRELIRRDEHDVQFAESKLSQSQSQYDNRGGGYNNNRYDNRGGGDRYNNNRGGGGGYNKYDNRDKYDNRGGGDRYNNNRGGGDRYNKYDNRGGGGYNKYDNRDKYDNRGGGDRYNKYDNRDKYDNRGGGDRYNKYDNRDKYDNRGGGDRYNKYDNRGGGGSYNNNRYDNRGGGDRYNNNRGGGGGYNKYDNRGGGDRYNNNRGYQDKDERQLRNTLAIQKRKIEVKKQILAEMEAELADLMN; translated from the coding sequence ATGAACACAACCGATACCACAGCGCACGAATATGGCTACATTCGTGGCAATGAGATTTATTTAAAAGGCTTTTTAGACTTTCCAGACAGACAAATTGGACAAGTAAAAGAATCAGAAGAAGCCTCCATCAAATACTTTGAAAAAAGATTTGACCTGGCAAAAAAGAAAGTGCAAGATCTTGAAACTATGATAGATGAGGCGCAAAACAAAGGTTCATATTTAATGAAGCTTGTTCATATGCGTAAATATCTAGCACAGTTTGATGGTTTAGGAGATTATGTAGCCCTGTTTAAAAAATTAGACGAGCTTGAAGCAGAATTAAGAGAGCTGATTGCCGTTAATAGAATCAAAAATCTCGAAATTAAGAGAGCTTTGATTAGAGAAACTCATGACATTCTGGAAGATGTACAAGATTGGAACGATGCCACCGAGCTGATTCGTGAGGTAAAACTCAAGTGGATCAAAACGGGAGCCGTGAAGAAAGACTTCCAGGAGAGTATTGAAGAAGACTTTAACGAAATGGTGAGAGTTTTCTTTGACAAACGCAAAGATTTCTACAAGAGTAGAAACAACGAGGTAAAAGACCGGGTGCGTATGTACCGTGATATTGTATATCGCGTAGAAAAAATGAAAGACTCTGATCGTTTTGATGAGACTTTCGAGCAGTTCCGTGATTTGCAGCAGCGTTGGAAAACCATAGGAAAAATTCCACACAAACGTGCTGTAGAAATGTGGGATAAGTTTAAGAAAAGTAACGACTACTTCTTTAAGCGTTATAAGTCTTACAAAGCCTTGCGCGAAGAGCACGCAGAGGATGAAGCACCTACAGAGGAGTTTCGTGATATGATTGTGCGCAAAATGTGTGTGAAAGCTGAAGACTTGCTCGAAGATCCTGACATAGACTCGAGTGCTGATCAGGCAAAGGAATTGTTGATGAGCTGGAAGCGAATCAGTGGTATATTCAAAGGCATTGATCGCCACATGAGTAGCCAGTTCAGAAATGCCTGTGACCGCATTTTTGAGATAAAATACCTCATGCGGGTAATCAAAAGAAAGTATCCTTACTTTGATGATAAGCCCCGTGAAGATCAATTACGCATCAAAATTAGTTTTATGCGTGAATTGATTCGTCGTGATGAGCACGATGTACAGTTTGCTGAAAGCAAATTGAGCCAGAGCCAAAGTCAGTATGACAACCGTGGTGGTGGTTATAACAACAACAGGTACGACAACCGTGGAGGTGGTGACCGTTATAACAATAACCGTGGAGGCGGTGGAGGTTATAATAAGTATGACAACCGCGACAAGTACGACAACCGTGGAGGTGGTGACCGTTATAACAATAACCGTGGAGGTGGCGACCGTTACAACAAATATGACAACCGTGGAGGCGGAGGTTATAACAAGTATGACAACCGCGACAAGTACGACAACCGTGGAGGTGGCGACCGTTACAACAAATACGATAACCGCGACAAGTACGACAACCGTGGAGGCGGTGACCGTTACAACAAGTATGATAACCGCGACAAATACGATAATCGTGGAGGTGGCGACCGTTACAACAAATATGACAACCGTGGTGGCGGTGGTAGTTATAACAACAACAGGTATGACAACCGTGGAGGTGGCGACCGTTATAACAACAACCGTGGAGGCGGTGGAGGTTATAATAAGTATGACAACCGTGGAGGTGGCGACCGTTATAACAATAATCGTGGCTATCAAGACAAGGATGAACGCCAACTTCGTAATACGCTTGCCATTCAGAAGCGTAAAATTGAGGTGAAAAAACAAATTTTGGCAGAAATGGAGGCTGAATTGGCAGACTTAATGAATTAA
- a CDS encoding DUF2795 domain-containing protein → MYWTLELASYLEDAPWPATKEELIDFSLRTGAPMEIVENLQQIEDDGQPYENIEEIWPDYPTKDDFLFNDDEY, encoded by the coding sequence ATGTACTGGACATTAGAATTAGCTTCATATTTAGAAGATGCTCCGTGGCCTGCCACAAAAGAGGAGTTAATAGACTTCTCTCTTCGAACGGGAGCCCCTATGGAAATCGTGGAGAATCTTCAACAAATTGAAGACGACGGCCAACCTTATGAGAACATTGAGGAAATCTGGCCAGATTATCCAACAAAAGATGATTTCCTTTTCAATGACGATGAATATTAG
- a CDS encoding glycoside hydrolase family 75 protein, whose amino-acid sequence MSSLRFTLLFHFITLSGWLVSCTEATTSSQPKQQTDTLEATPYGKLYLRSNQPLVNLLPNVPDILPDVGIATFPKQKKRAMIRLPFANNTSLRKLLVIDKKTVWQIQPCQALLFGSGMSIDADGSPRAYHPKNTGIDDLKHAGKGGKWWAIATKNGKPVVQKSGYYVSMTSLQDFRYAPWDQRRYVNAETIPYIVLPPKVKQSGRVKLGDVAVVYNTRNKRWAYAIYADTGANTRIGEGSIALARLLGVNANARTGGVANGIIYVVFPGSGQGKPMMYSTIRSIGKPLFDQLGGARGLLSLSKGILTP is encoded by the coding sequence ATGAGTTCTCTAAGATTTACATTGTTATTTCACTTCATTACACTATCAGGGTGGTTGGTGTCCTGTACTGAAGCAACCACTTCAAGCCAGCCAAAACAGCAAACCGATACGCTGGAAGCCACACCTTATGGCAAACTTTACCTACGGTCTAACCAGCCTCTTGTAAACCTGTTACCCAATGTACCTGACATATTGCCTGATGTGGGCATAGCTACTTTCCCAAAGCAAAAAAAACGTGCAATGATTCGGCTACCTTTTGCTAATAACACTTCTCTGAGAAAATTATTAGTCATTGATAAAAAAACAGTCTGGCAAATTCAACCCTGTCAGGCATTATTGTTTGGCAGTGGTATGAGCATTGACGCTGATGGTTCGCCAAGGGCTTATCACCCTAAAAACACTGGGATTGACGACTTGAAACACGCAGGTAAAGGAGGTAAATGGTGGGCGATTGCTACAAAAAATGGTAAACCAGTAGTGCAGAAAAGTGGTTATTATGTATCTATGACCAGTCTGCAAGATTTTAGGTATGCTCCCTGGGATCAGCGGAGGTATGTCAATGCTGAGACAATACCTTATATAGTATTGCCTCCTAAGGTAAAGCAAAGTGGAAGGGTAAAGTTGGGTGATGTAGCAGTAGTCTATAACACTCGCAACAAGCGTTGGGCGTATGCCATATATGCCGATACAGGTGCCAACACCAGAATAGGAGAAGGCTCTATAGCTTTGGCGCGTTTATTAGGTGTAAATGCCAATGCACGTACTGGAGGCGTAGCAAACGGGATTATTTATGTAGTTTTTCCTGGAAGCGGTCAGGGTAAACCAATGATGTACTCGACCATCCGGTCAATTGGAAAGCCTTTGTTTGATCAGCTGGGTGGGGCAAGGGGCTTGTTGTCCCTCAGTAAGGGGATTCTAACGCCATAG
- a CDS encoding prohibitin family protein produces the protein MKHYTLITLSIMGLLFSSCTVVRQDMVGVKTKFGKVKPRTLEPGLYSINPFTTKMLTLPARSINMELKIDLPSKEGLTISSDISILYRIKKEDAAEILKNVGYGYEKTLILPVFRSASADVCARFFAKDMHSGERSVIENKIQERMKELLDKRGFLIEAVLLKSISLPARVSKAIEQKLAAEQDAMRMQFVLQREQQEAKRKRIEAEGIKDFQKIISNGLTKEVLQMRSIEVMKELVRSGNSKVIITNGKTPLFLDDK, from the coding sequence ATGAAACACTACACTTTAATTACTTTGAGTATTATGGGCTTATTGTTTAGTTCTTGTACTGTGGTAAGGCAAGATATGGTAGGGGTGAAGACTAAGTTTGGTAAAGTCAAGCCACGAACTTTAGAACCTGGACTTTATTCCATTAACCCGTTTACCACTAAAATGTTAACACTCCCCGCCAGGTCTATTAATATGGAGCTGAAAATAGATTTACCAAGTAAAGAAGGGCTCACTATTTCTTCAGACATATCTATACTTTATCGCATAAAAAAAGAGGATGCGGCTGAAATACTTAAAAATGTAGGATATGGATATGAGAAAACTCTTATATTACCAGTTTTTAGATCGGCTTCTGCCGATGTGTGTGCCAGGTTTTTTGCCAAAGATATGCATTCAGGAGAGCGGTCGGTCATAGAAAATAAAATTCAAGAGCGCATGAAAGAGCTACTTGATAAGCGAGGTTTTTTGATAGAAGCAGTATTGCTCAAAAGCATAAGTTTACCTGCGAGAGTATCCAAAGCGATCGAACAAAAACTTGCTGCTGAACAAGACGCTATGAGAATGCAGTTTGTTTTACAGCGTGAGCAACAAGAAGCAAAAAGAAAGCGAATTGAGGCTGAAGGAATAAAAGACTTTCAAAAAATCATTTCAAATGGATTGACAAAAGAAGTACTTCAGATGAGAAGCATTGAAGTGATGAAAGAATTGGTGAGGTCTGGCAATTCTAAAGTAATTATTACTAACGGAAAGACTCCTTTGTTTTTGGATGATAAATAG
- the phbB gene encoding acetoacetyl-CoA reductase has product MDANNKRIALVTGATGGLGTAMCKQLFTDNYRVLANYRNPEKAEKWAAEMKAEGFEIEMFLGDVCDFDSVEKMITEIKEKVGVIDILINNAGITRDIAFHKMSKDQWDAVIGTNLTSVFNCSRHVIADMRNQGYGRIINISSVNGQRGQFGQANYSAAKAGIHGFTKTLAMEVAKKGITVNTISPGYIGTDMVMAVREDVRQKIIDQIPVGRLGGTFEVAHLVSFLASENSSFVTGANYAINGGQHVY; this is encoded by the coding sequence ATGGATGCAAATAATAAAAGAATAGCGCTTGTTACTGGTGCAACTGGTGGTCTGGGTACTGCTATGTGTAAGCAGCTTTTTACAGACAACTACAGGGTGCTTGCTAACTACCGTAACCCTGAAAAAGCAGAAAAATGGGCAGCTGAAATGAAAGCTGAAGGCTTTGAAATAGAGATGTTTTTAGGTGATGTATGTGACTTTGATTCAGTTGAAAAAATGATTACCGAAATCAAGGAGAAAGTAGGAGTCATCGATATATTGATCAACAATGCAGGTATTACCCGCGACATTGCTTTCCACAAAATGTCAAAAGATCAATGGGACGCTGTGATTGGTACTAACCTTACCAGTGTTTTTAATTGCTCACGCCATGTAATTGCCGATATGCGTAACCAAGGCTATGGACGGATTATCAATATTTCGTCAGTAAATGGTCAAAGAGGACAGTTTGGACAAGCCAATTACTCTGCCGCAAAAGCAGGTATCCACGGCTTTACTAAAACACTGGCAATGGAAGTAGCCAAAAAAGGGATTACAGTAAACACTATCTCGCCTGGTTATATTGGTACCGATATGGTGATGGCTGTACGCGAAGATGTACGCCAAAAAATAATTGATCAGATTCCGGTAGGGCGTTTGGGTGGTACTTTTGAAGTGGCACATTTGGTATCATTCCTTGCCTCTGAAAACTCAAGTTTTGTCACTGGAGCCAATTATGCAATCAATGGTGGGCAACACGTATACTAA
- a CDS encoding ABC transporter substrate-binding protein: MLFKKFNKYLTSFVFSIVFIHLAHVSIAQVGKKKVFRYNQTGGLTSLDPAFANKRANIWAVTQLYNGLFRFGRSNRVTPDLVNKWEVTEDGKTYTFHIKKGIRFHNHEVFANHKRREVVAADFVYTYRRILNPETKSPGVWIFKDKVLRNSNQSISDTCFRAISRYSFRVYLHQRFDHLPQLLAMPYTLVVPHEAVTRYGKEFGKNPVGTGAFRFVLWKPNKLLLLKKNLLYWKFTYDGKKLPLMDEVRISFIEDRKKAFKMFTQGKLDFLTGTIESSADLLLDEDGTVKEKWLGKFTVEKVPYMNTEYIGFAFEHPSEKKLWTNKKLRLALSYAIDREGLVNKLRNQVGIPGHYGIVPEVISYSTRAKGYRYNIVKARKLLKEAGYPEGKGLPTITLHTHLADKKLAEYLQSQWRYIGVNVVINRQKFSKHQQKVDAGKAGLFRGSWLGDYPDPENYLAMFYSKNFAPDGPNKTHYQSTQFDQLFEAARTAQSSSTRHSAYRKMDQMIMDEAAVIVLYYDENIWLKQNNIEGLETNPMNNLILEGVNRK, encoded by the coding sequence ATGCTATTTAAAAAATTTAATAAGTACTTAACTTCTTTTGTGTTCAGCATTGTATTCATCCACCTTGCACACGTATCTATAGCCCAAGTTGGCAAGAAAAAAGTTTTTAGATATAACCAAACCGGAGGACTCACTTCACTCGACCCGGCTTTTGCCAATAAAAGAGCCAACATCTGGGCAGTTACTCAGCTTTACAATGGCTTGTTTCGCTTTGGAAGAAGCAACCGAGTAACCCCCGACCTGGTAAATAAATGGGAAGTAACTGAAGACGGTAAAACATACACTTTTCACATCAAAAAAGGCATCAGGTTTCACAACCACGAAGTGTTTGCTAACCATAAAAGGCGGGAGGTAGTAGCAGCCGATTTTGTGTATACTTACCGACGTATCTTGAATCCGGAAACCAAAAGTCCTGGAGTCTGGATATTTAAAGATAAAGTGCTGCGTAACTCTAATCAATCCATTTCTGACACTTGTTTTCGAGCAATCAGCCGCTATAGCTTTAGGGTATACCTTCACCAACGCTTTGATCATTTACCCCAGTTGTTGGCGATGCCATACACTTTGGTAGTGCCTCATGAGGCAGTTACCAGATACGGTAAAGAGTTTGGTAAAAACCCTGTGGGTACTGGTGCTTTTAGATTTGTACTCTGGAAACCCAACAAGTTGTTGCTGCTCAAAAAAAACCTTCTCTACTGGAAGTTTACCTATGATGGCAAAAAACTTCCATTGATGGATGAGGTGCGTATCTCATTTATAGAAGATCGCAAAAAAGCCTTTAAAATGTTTACTCAAGGTAAGCTCGATTTTTTGACTGGAACCATAGAAAGTAGTGCTGACTTATTGCTAGATGAAGATGGTACTGTAAAAGAAAAATGGTTGGGGAAGTTTACTGTAGAAAAGGTACCTTATATGAATACTGAATACATAGGGTTTGCATTTGAACACCCCAGCGAAAAAAAACTTTGGACAAACAAAAAATTACGTCTGGCACTTAGTTATGCCATCGATCGTGAAGGGTTGGTAAATAAACTACGAAATCAAGTGGGCATTCCGGGGCACTATGGCATTGTACCCGAAGTTATTTCTTACAGTACTCGTGCCAAGGGTTATCGGTATAACATTGTAAAAGCACGTAAATTGTTGAAAGAAGCAGGTTACCCAGAGGGTAAAGGTTTGCCAACCATTACTTTGCATACTCACCTAGCCGACAAAAAACTGGCTGAATACCTTCAGTCACAATGGCGCTACATTGGAGTCAATGTAGTGATTAACCGTCAGAAGTTTTCGAAACACCAACAAAAAGTAGATGCTGGCAAAGCAGGGTTATTCAGGGGCTCTTGGTTGGGCGACTATCCTGATCCGGAAAATTACCTGGCAATGTTTTACAGCAAAAACTTTGCTCCTGATGGACCTAACAAAACCCACTATCAAAGCACTCAGTTTGACCAGCTCTTTGAAGCAGCCCGTACTGCCCAAAGCTCATCTACCCGACACAGTGCTTATCGCAAAATGGATCAAATGATCATGGATGAAGCTGCGGTAATTGTACTCTATTACGACGAAAATATATGGCTTAAACAAAATAACATTGAAGGTCTGGAAACCAACCCGATGAATAATTTGATTTTGGAAGGTGTAAACCGAAAATAA
- a CDS encoding CAP domain-containing protein — protein MSNIRITWAALFAIIVLQTSCAKIDEVSPDSTGTDTTATAGGTAQKDAILKLYNEEYVPSILTEIGWSGNISNCNAGITPTNTQNKVLQRLNFYRKLVGLPGNVVLNTEKSNKCQQAALMSRANNSLSHSPPTTWSCYTADGREACGKSNLSLGSAGSRAIDAYIRDAGSGNYFVGHRRWILYPKLQEVGTGDTDRSNALWVIGDIGPVPLNMPDFVAYPPKGFMPQDLVYPRWSFSIPSADFSNAKVTMTDASGNAVNLTQEQLNNGGFGDRTMVWVPEDINITSADDVTYKVNITGVKLVSGETKDFNYEVTIFKAK, from the coding sequence ATGTCAAATATACGTATTACCTGGGCCGCATTATTTGCTATAATAGTCTTGCAAACATCTTGCGCCAAAATAGATGAGGTGTCTCCAGATAGCACCGGAACAGACACTACTGCCACCGCTGGTGGAACAGCACAAAAAGACGCTATTCTCAAACTTTATAATGAGGAGTACGTTCCCTCCATTCTTACCGAAATCGGCTGGAGTGGTAATATAAGCAACTGTAATGCAGGTATTACTCCCACCAATACTCAAAATAAGGTACTTCAACGCCTCAATTTTTACCGCAAACTGGTAGGTTTACCTGGCAACGTGGTATTGAACACCGAAAAAAGTAATAAATGTCAACAAGCTGCCTTGATGTCACGAGCCAATAACTCTCTCTCTCACTCTCCACCTACTACCTGGTCGTGTTATACTGCCGATGGGCGTGAAGCCTGTGGCAAGTCTAACTTATCACTAGGTTCGGCAGGCTCTAGGGCGATCGATGCCTACATTAGAGATGCTGGTTCAGGAAACTATTTTGTAGGGCATCGTCGTTGGATACTGTACCCCAAACTACAAGAAGTAGGTACTGGAGACACTGACCGTAGCAACGCCCTGTGGGTAATTGGTGACATAGGTCCGGTACCCTTAAATATGCCCGACTTTGTAGCCTACCCACCCAAAGGCTTTATGCCCCAGGATTTGGTGTACCCACGCTGGTCTTTTTCTATTCCCTCGGCTGACTTTTCTAACGCCAAGGTAACAATGACCGATGCCAGTGGCAATGCAGTAAACCTCACCCAGGAACAACTCAACAACGGTGGATTTGGCGATCGTACAATGGTATGGGTTCCTGAAGATATCAACATTACCTCTGCCGATGATGTAACCTACAAGGTAAACATTACTGGGGTAAAACTAGTAAGTGGCGAAACAAAAGACTTTAACTATGAAGTCACTATTTTTAAAGCAAAATAG
- a CDS encoding acetyl-CoA carboxylase carboxyltransferase subunit alpha: MLLDFEKPIAELEQKLDDMKQLAVESDANVADAIKVLEQNILKVKKETYTNLTRWQRVQLSRHQNRPYTLDYIHEMCDNFVELHGDRNIADDKAMVGGFGDINGQTVMFIGQQKGRNTKQRQYRNFGMANPEGYRKALRLMRLAEKFDKPIVTLIDTPGAFPGIEAEERGQAEAIARNIKEMFTLKVPVICIVIGEGASGGALGIAVGDKVMMLENTWYSVISPENCSTILWRSWDYKEQAAEALKLTADDMKGFKLIDEIIPEPLGGAHANPKSTYETVKQVILKEIKALQKLSAEELVNRRIEKFSGMGEVQE, from the coding sequence ATGCTTTTAGATTTTGAAAAACCCATTGCGGAACTAGAGCAAAAGTTGGATGATATGAAACAACTTGCGGTAGAGAGTGATGCCAACGTAGCAGACGCTATCAAAGTGCTCGAACAAAATATATTAAAAGTAAAGAAGGAGACCTACACCAACCTCACCCGTTGGCAGAGGGTGCAGCTGTCTCGTCATCAAAACCGTCCTTATACTTTGGACTATATCCACGAGATGTGTGACAACTTTGTAGAGTTGCACGGTGACCGTAACATTGCTGATGATAAGGCAATGGTGGGTGGTTTTGGCGATATAAACGGACAAACTGTAATGTTTATAGGACAGCAAAAGGGACGCAATACCAAACAACGGCAATACCGAAACTTTGGAATGGCTAACCCAGAGGGGTACCGTAAAGCATTGCGTTTGATGCGGCTTGCTGAAAAATTTGATAAACCTATAGTGACCTTGATCGATACTCCAGGAGCTTTTCCTGGAATTGAAGCTGAAGAAAGAGGGCAGGCTGAGGCGATTGCGCGAAATATCAAAGAGATGTTTACTCTCAAAGTTCCTGTGATATGCATTGTGATTGGCGAGGGAGCATCGGGTGGTGCCTTGGGCATAGCAGTAGGCGACAAAGTAATGATGCTGGAAAATACCTGGTATTCAGTAATTTCTCCTGAAAACTGCTCGACTATCTTATGGCGTAGCTGGGATTATAAAGAACAAGCGGCCGAGGCATTGAAGCTTACCGCTGATGATATGAAAGGCTTCAAACTAATAGATGAGATCATTCCTGAACCTTTGGGAGGGGCACATGCCAACCCTAAATCTACTTATGAGACTGTAAAACAAGTGATTTTGAAAGAAATCAAAGCATTGCAAAAACTTTCTGCCGAAGAGTTGGTCAATCGGCGAATAGAGAAGTTTAGTGGAATGGGTGAAGTACAAGAGTAG
- a CDS encoding patatin-like phospholipase family protein produces the protein MKIGITLSGGGLRGVGHLGVLQALDEMGIKINQIVGVSSGSIMGAMYSQGYAPKETLEILKSAKLLRFVRPKFSRGLLNIEKIEPLLLKYLPHNSFEALKIPLTVAASDIHLGELVYFTQGNLVLPLMASSCIPVMFSPIHYNNRVLVDGGLVNNMPAEPIKDCDFRIGVHCNPIDIEQPIKSTRKVLERTMIMIGHKGMQSQIRQCDVFIEPPALGNYTTFELKKVDEMFDAGYAHTMAMQEEIMGVLASK, from the coding sequence ATGAAAATAGGCATTACTTTGTCAGGGGGAGGTTTGCGTGGAGTAGGGCATTTGGGCGTATTGCAGGCGCTGGACGAAATGGGTATCAAAATCAATCAAATCGTAGGTGTAAGCTCTGGATCTATTATGGGAGCCATGTATTCTCAGGGCTATGCTCCTAAAGAGACCCTTGAAATACTAAAATCAGCGAAACTATTACGTTTTGTCCGCCCAAAATTTAGCCGTGGTTTGCTCAACATTGAAAAAATTGAACCTTTGCTACTTAAGTATTTGCCTCATAACTCATTTGAAGCGCTAAAAATTCCTTTAACGGTGGCTGCTTCTGACATTCACCTGGGCGAGCTGGTGTATTTTACCCAAGGCAACCTTGTATTACCGTTAATGGCATCTTCTTGTATTCCGGTCATGTTTAGCCCTATTCATTACAACAACCGGGTGTTGGTAGATGGTGGTTTGGTAAATAATATGCCTGCTGAACCGATCAAAGATTGTGATTTTCGTATAGGGGTACATTGTAACCCTATAGATATCGAACAGCCCATAAAATCTACACGAAAAGTGCTGGAACGTACTATGATTATGATTGGACACAAAGGTATGCAGTCGCAGATCAGGCAATGTGACGTATTTATAGAACCTCCTGCGCTTGGCAACTATACTACCTTTGAGCTTAAGAAGGTAGACGAAATGTTTGATGCAGGGTATGCCCATACTATGGCAATGCAAGAAGAGATAATGGGGGTGTTGGCGAGTAAATAA
- a CDS encoding ATP-binding protein, whose protein sequence is MEDSTSFEENYQLLQQELTWVGNVFQRQLQANAAILLESNSLADQITAEEGWKLAEVGEPLTDEEIAQLYRRYGQSDTPIEPIPMPDLNQGTGAYAEFIRKFDFDQTERLVLALALYPHVLPDVLDHWVKTLKDNIAQLPGNIGLAYPHFLPTGKTALFLLAGFDYQQQLLLQHQLFTPSHPFAQAGIITLGKVSADEPAINGTLVVAPEYLHLLTSGKPYRPALSHQFPAKQLTTQQSWEDYVLPPGTQAQVDELLAWTTHYYKLRAHPSFGTDSKGYKCLLYGPSGTGKTMLGRLLAQKTEREVWRIDISQMVSKFVGETSKKIRQVFDTARHYDHILFCDEGEGLFSNRSAYASTAQDTYVNQEVGYLLQAMEDYPGILLVATNNLQNIDQAFMRRFNTSIQFRYPNKACLLKLWQKALAPFELAPGIDLPFIAHTQAQASLSPNEARSQPVTGAQIMAVKDFLGIMALKRNHWKVTPEDLLEALQQKQFSVKNLRPQLLGKVH, encoded by the coding sequence ATGGAGGATTCGACCAGTTTTGAAGAGAATTATCAACTATTGCAGCAAGAGCTTACCTGGGTGGGCAATGTGTTTCAGCGGCAGTTGCAGGCAAATGCTGCTATATTACTGGAAAGCAATTCGTTGGCCGACCAAATAACCGCAGAAGAGGGCTGGAAACTGGCAGAGGTAGGAGAACCCCTGACCGACGAAGAAATTGCCCAACTCTACCGCCGCTATGGGCAAAGCGATACCCCCATTGAACCTATACCCATGCCCGACTTGAATCAGGGCACAGGAGCTTATGCCGAATTTATTCGCAAATTTGATTTTGACCAAACCGAACGTTTAGTGCTTGCCCTGGCACTCTACCCTCATGTGCTGCCCGATGTACTCGACCATTGGGTGAAAACCCTCAAAGATAACATTGCTCAATTACCGGGCAACATTGGGCTTGCCTACCCTCATTTTTTGCCTACCGGCAAAACCGCTTTATTTTTACTGGCAGGGTTCGACTATCAACAACAACTCTTGCTTCAGCACCAACTATTTACCCCTAGTCATCCGTTTGCCCAGGCAGGTATTATTACCTTGGGCAAAGTATCTGCCGACGAACCCGCCATCAATGGTACGCTGGTAGTTGCTCCAGAATACTTGCACTTGCTTACTTCGGGCAAGCCGTACCGTCCAGCCTTGAGCCACCAGTTTCCGGCGAAACAATTGACCACCCAACAAAGCTGGGAAGACTATGTTTTACCTCCAGGTACTCAGGCTCAAGTAGACGAGTTGCTTGCCTGGACAACACACTACTACAAACTACGCGCCCACCCATCATTTGGGACAGACAGCAAGGGCTATAAGTGTTTATTGTATGGGCCATCGGGCACGGGCAAAACAATGTTGGGCAGATTATTGGCACAAAAAACCGAGCGGGAAGTATGGCGAATTGATATTAGCCAGATGGTAAGTAAGTTTGTGGGCGAAACGTCTAAAAAAATTCGCCAGGTATTTGACACGGCCCGGCATTATGATCATATTTTATTTTGCGATGAGGGTGAGGGCTTGTTTTCTAACCGTAGTGCCTACGCCAGCACTGCCCAAGATACTTACGTAAACCAAGAGGTGGGCTATTTACTTCAGGCAATGGAAGATTACCCTGGCATTTTGCTGGTAGCAACCAACAACCTCCAAAACATAGACCAGGCTTTCATGCGTCGGTTCAACACCTCTATTCAGTTTCGCTATCCCAACAAGGCTTGCCTGCTAAAGCTGTGGCAAAAGGCGTTGGCACCTTTTGAGCTTGCTCCTGGTATTGACTTGCCTTTCATCGCCCATACTCAGGCTCAAGCCAGCCTATCGCCCAACGAGGCGCGCTCCCAACCCGTTACAGGAGCACAAATTATGGCAGTCAAAGATTTTTTGGGTATTATGGCACTCAAGCGCAATCACTGGAAGGTAACCCCCGAAGACTTGCTAGAGGCTTTGCAACAAAAGCAGTTTTCTGTGAAAAACTTGCGCCCACAGTTGTTGGGCAAGGTGCATTAA